The Triticum urartu cultivar G1812 chromosome 6, Tu2.1, whole genome shotgun sequence genome includes the window ccttcctcgtgtggccacacatccatctcgacatacgcatctccgccacgCTTAACTgctgaacatgtcgccttttagacggccaacactcagcgccatacaacattgcaaGTCGAACCACTGTCCggtagaacttgccttttagcttttgtggcactctcttatcatagagaatgccagaagattggcgccacttcatccatccggctttgattcgatggttcacatcttcatcaatacccccatcctcctgcagcattgaccccaaatatcgaaaggtgtccttctgaggcaccacctgcccatcaaggctaacctcctcctcctcacacctagtagtactgaaactgcacatcatgtactcggttttagttctactaagcctaaaccctttcgattccaaggtttgtctccataactctaacttcctatatacccccgtccgactatcgtcaactagcaccacatgaggaacaagaaggaaaagaaaaggaaaattaGAAGTCAAATCCATTTTACTACTTCTAGATACTTCTACTCCTGTCTAGTATTGCTTGTTTTCCTAGCATTAGCCACTGTTTTCTAGAGACTTCTAGCTATGGCTAGAATGCCAGACCTTAAGTAATGTTTTCTGGAGTGTCCTAGGTATAAGTAGAAGTTGAGGTGTGAAGGCTTTCCAAAGCCTATAAATAGAGGACCTCACCTCTAGTTTGTAACCAGAGTATGTACACCAGTACCTATAAATAGAACTTGTTGTTCTTATCTAATATCTCAGACTAGATCTTGTGCTCCAGGAGTTTTGGATTAAACTCCTGCTACCATATTGGCCTATAATTGCCTCTAGAGCGATATGTAGCACAACACGGTGAAGTAGTTCCTTCAACACTAGTGTTGTACACTTTGTAGCAGCAAGGTGAGTTGTTCCTCCACAACCCTATGCTGCTTCAGAGCCCAAGATAACTGAGTGAAAGAGAGCTGCTTATAGTATTAAAAACGCAAAAGGGAAATATACTAAAATGCACAATGTTTACATGATTGACTTGTCACATTAGAGGCAACACCATGAATGTCAGATGAAGTTACTTACTTTTCAAAAGATGTATAGCACAAGAAAATAGTGACCAAGAAAAAAAAAGTGTGCTCACAAATATATGATATATGGATATACAAATAGAATAGACATGCATCAAAGATTTTCTGTAATATTGTTTTGAATTGCTTGATCCTGATATTAATAGAGAATGTGACAACATGAACAGAAGGACATTACTACTATTTGTATCTACATCTGACACTGACAGTTATCAGTCTTGAATTAGCAGAGGTAGCTCTAATCACTAAAGGAAGTACTAATCAAATTTTCATCCCCTGAAATAAGTCTGCAGTTTATACAAATAGATAAAGAATTCTGCAGCTATTTATTGACGCGAGACTTCAACAACCCAAGGTCAAGTATTACAAGCACAGGAACCTGTTGCTACCACTGTAGTCATGGAATAGGTACAGTAGTGAATTTTAAATACACAGAATAGATCCAAACTTGGAACGACTTGTGCTAACAAGATCAGATAAAACTAAATTATACCTGAGGGCTGGGTACTTACGGAGACAGGGCTCAGAATTTTCAGTGTTGCAAAGTAAGATGTACGACATATATTTATTTTCAGTGTTGCACAGTAAGATGTACGACATACATTTTGGATTAACATTTAATTTTGTACTGTAACTTATGTGTTATCAGGCAGGCTATTTTCCATCCTGATTAGTTATATAGCTAAGAGTGCAAAGTCTACCTTTCACTTCCTTGAAATACTTTCCAGCATTCTCACTgcaaatacaactaatatttttgTAGTTGTACGATCATATCCTGTAAGAACTTGGACCTTTGAAAACATTAGAAGGTGCTCCAGTAGAGATTTCAGGGACAGAAGTGTACCTTTTAAATGACTTGTCTTGATCTAGATGGTTTACATCATCGCATGCATCTCCTTTTGCATTGGCCACATTGCCATGCAGACTGGTTGACGGGTCAATGGTCAGGTACTGCAAGGGGTTGCTAGGGACATTCTCCAGGACAGCATTTACAATGGAACTCTCTGAACTGGTCAGCCTACACTTCTGTCTTGGTGAATTTGGACCATACACACAGCTAACTTCGACCCCCAAATCACTTTCACCCCTTACAGCAGCATCCAACGAGTCCCCGGTCTCACCTGCTGGTTGCAGATCCGCCTCCTCAATCGGAAAAATTGGGCTCTGAATTGTCCTCAGCGCATCCAAGATAGCATCAGAGTCGCTACAAGCTCTCCTAAGAAGTGGAAGGTTTGGCATTTTCCCAGAATCTGCAAGGAGATCATCTAGCCAACACGGTGGTTCACCAAAGAAAGGATCCTCTGATGGAAACCTGCAGCTCTGTGTGAACAAGCTGTCATCTCTTCCTGTGATTTGAGGACCCAGAGGCGGGCAGCGGGGAGGAAGATGTGGCGACCGAGACATGATGAGAAATACAAGCTGGTGATACTGTTCTCCGTTTCGTTCTGCTATCTAACCACAGCCCATCCAGCAGACACTTCTCCGTTCTGTGCATTAGCCAAACCAGCAATGGATGAGCACATGAAACATATGAGAAGGAACACAGAAAACATGCACGAAATCAAGGCGCCCTCGTAAGCTAAATTACGACATGCACTTTTCCCCGTTACAGAAAAATTATCCATCATGTACTCATATAACTGAACAAAGGGAAACTCAAGACAAGCATGAACAAGAATTGGCCGAAATTAAGTTTTTGATGCTACATTCAGTTTCTCCATCAAAAAACGACCAAAATGAAATTTAATCTTCAAAAGCACAGGCCTATGGTGCTCGACTGAAACGAATGCATCCAGAAGGGGGTGAGGAATAATCTAGGAAACAAAATCGGATTCTGCAAGGCGAACATCAACGTTCCAAGAGGGGAGCGGGGATTCAGCTCGACACCCGAACCCTACGCGCTGGGGAAACGAGTTACTGCTATAGAACCGGCGCCGTTCTACACGATGCACACCCAAACTTTCTGGAGGTCCGTGGGCTTTAACTACTGCTCATACCTCAGAAGACAGTGGTTAATCGCGGACGGGCAGCGACGCGCTGAGGTAGAACGGGAACGACTATGGCGGCGGTACTGACACTAAGCGCACGGTGGAAGCCCTAGGGCTCGGAGATACTTTAGAGGCGCATTGGTTGGGATTTGGGGGGCGAAGACGAAGGAAGgcggaaagagagagagaggagacggtctaaaaatatatattttttattCTAATATATAAAAAGTCGGATATTCTCCTTGACTCGCGAGAGGTTGTTTGGTTCTAGAACTAGCATTGCCACATTTTGTCATATATTTTTGTCAAACTTGCTTAAAgttagttcatcaaaatgagaGTCACAAGTTGACAAgactaagggaatcttgccataTTTTTTATGTCTATGTTATGTGAGGCTCAAGTGTGGTTTGCTTAAGGtatggcttgaaccaaacactcatctaagttggtcaaacttgcctaaccttagaTGTGGCAATCTTTGACAAATCTAGACCATCCAGATTGATGAAAGCAAAGAGTATTCCACCTTGTGTTCTTTGTTATAACTCACTAGATGATCGTATTGTGTTCGATTATTATAGTTATACTATATTTATAAAATATAGTAAATAGCATCATAGAATGGAAATTCTCATTCATGTTTGCAGGCTGAGGTGGAACTTCTTTCATACATGTTGCATGATGAGACGATACGCTTGCACGTTG containing:
- the LOC125512827 gene encoding uncharacterized protein LOC125512827, with amino-acid sequence MSRSPHLPPRCPPLGPQITGRDDSLFTQSCRFPSEDPFFGEPPCWLDDLLADSGKMPNLPLLRRACSDSDAILDALRTIQSPIFPIEEADLQPAGETGDSLDAAVRGESDLGVEVSCVYGPNSPRQKCRLTSSESSIVNAVLENVPSNPLQYLTIDPSTSLHGNVANAKGDACDDVNHLDQDKSFKRRSGQRSRVRKLQYIADLERTVDSLQIMGADLAVRVASHFQLRNALSIENKQLRRQIASLQQAKLMKDGQTHFLKKETERLKQMSARHRRSRSVTSCFEPGSIGADPSAINWQTVDMSKLSLNGSPAPVPPRGGYGL